The DNA window CTCGAAGCTGTGCAGCACCGCCATCGAGCCGACGATCCGGATCTCCTTGTTGTAGATCCGGTACGGCGAGAAGGTGGCCTTCGCGCCCTCCGCCGACACCCCGAACTGCTGGAACGTGCCACCCGGCGCGACCCGCGACAGCCCGTCCTCGATCGCCGCGACCACGCCGGTGCAGTCGACCACGACGTCCCAGCCGCGCGGGCGGTCCAGCTCGTCCGGCGACGCCGCGGTGGCCGTGCAGCCGAGCAGCCGGGCCGTCTCCAGCCGGGCCGGGTTGAGGTCGACGACCTCCACGGTGGACGCTCCGGCCCGTTTGGCCAGCTCCATCATCATCAGGCCCATCGTGCCGGCGCCGTAGATGAGGACGTGATCGGCCAGGTGCGGGGCGAGCACGTCGAACCCGCGGACCGCGCAGGACAGCGGCTCGATCAGCGCGGCGTCCGCTGTGGACACTCCCTCGGGGAGCTTGTAGCAGTTGGCGAACGGCGCCTTGGCGTACTCGGCGGCGCCGCCGGAGGTGGAGACCCCGATCGCGGCCCAGTTCTCGCAGAGGTTCCCGCGTCCGCGCCGGCAGTAGTAGCACTCTCCACAGTGGAGGGACGGGTCGACCGCGACCTGGTCCCCGACCCGGATCCGGTCGGCGGGCACCTCGGGCCCGACCGCGACGACCTCGCCGGCGAACTCGTGCCCGGGGATCACCGGCAGCGTCGGCGCGAACTCGCCCTCCAGGATGTGCAGGTCGGTCCCGCAGATCCCGCAGCCGGCGACCGACACGATGACGTCGCGTGCCCCCGGTGCCGGGTCCGGCACCTCGGTGACCTCGATCTTGCCCGGCTCCTGGATGACGACAGCCTGCATGGAATCTCCCGGAGGGATCGGTTACTTGACGGCGCCCATGGACAGCCCCTGCACGAGCTTGTCCTGGGCCGCGAACCCGGCGATGATCACCGGCAGCGAGATCACCACGGCGGCCGCGCAGACCTTGGCCAGGAACAGGCCCTGGCTGGTCACGAA is part of the Mycobacteriales bacterium genome and encodes:
- a CDS encoding zinc-dependent alcohol dehydrogenase family protein, whose amino-acid sequence is MQAVVIQEPGKIEVTEVPDPAPGARDVIVSVAGCGICGTDLHILEGEFAPTLPVIPGHEFAGEVVAVGPEVPADRIRVGDQVAVDPSLHCGECYYCRRGRGNLCENWAAIGVSTSGGAAEYAKAPFANCYKLPEGVSTADAALIEPLSCAVRGFDVLAPHLADHVLIYGAGTMGLMMMELAKRAGASTVEVVDLNPARLETARLLGCTATAASPDELDRPRGWDVVVDCTGVVAAIEDGLSRVAPGGTFQQFGVSAEGAKATFSPYRIYNKEIRIVGSMAVLHSFE